TCCTACATGCTTTGAAAAGACAGAACAGTCACTCTGATGATCAATCATatacaataaatcaaaatacacacattggaggaaggaaaaagagaaaaacagtaaTGCACAAGAAATAAAGTATAATGCACAAAACCACTGATACACAAAAAGACAACCccacccccaacacacacacatatttttgaATGACTCATTGCAACATTGTGGGTCTTTTCCTTTACCCTGGAGAAGATCTTGTCTGATCTAACTACAGTATGATGTTATTGAAGTGATCCAGTGTATTTTTGAGGGTGGATCGTAAAAgatctgttttttgttcatctttaGGTAACCTACCGTGGTGTAGCTGATGATAGCCTTCTTATACTCTCCCTTGGTGTACATCCAGTCCCCATCGGCCATCAAAGTGGAGAACACGCCCTTTGGCTTTTGGCCATTCTGATCTTCGTCTGTGTCTGACATTTTCTAGGCAAACTTTTGTTTGATAACGCTTGCAGATAATCTAACTTTGGGATGTTGTACAGAGCTAACGAAACATGTCAACATCTACGGGCAACTGGTATCCTAGCAACCACACTGACAAACTAAGAGCGAGAGACAGCGCCATCTTCTGCTCGATGCGCATACCGCAACTATCCATTCGCTGGTTTAAtgcagcaaaaataataaaatgtttccagTATGaccatgtatttgtttttgataacATAATTATCTATTAATTAACTATTAATATTGACAGAAACGTTAAATCCCAGTTAAACGTATTTTAGagcgtctttagcttctgtagTGAATATTCCCCAGCggaatattatattttactagGGTACActtacagcaccagtcaaaagtttggacacaccttctcatccaatggtttttctttatttttattttttttctacattgtagattaatattgaagacatccaaactatgaagaaacacatatggaattatgtggtaaacaaacaaatgctcaacaaaccagaatatgttttatattttagattcttcaaagtagttgaatgagaaggtgtgtccaaacttttgactggtactgtacaagaTGGTGTTACATCGAATCCTTCGCATTCTATgctattacaacaacaacaacaacaacaacaacaacacacaattTAGGGGAAACCCAGAGGAGGCCAACTTTATTGACATGGCTGGTACTTGTCAAGGATAAATAGAGGATGGTTTCACCATAAGGGCAAAAACAACGAGAGCGAAGATGAAGATGCTTTTCTTTTAGTCCACCAACAGAACAACACACTTATCAGGAAGCAAACTGAACATAGCCACGTATCCATCACCCAATgattgttatattattttacttatctGTTGCATTGAGTTAAACTAGACAGCTTGCATCACAGTCAAGGAACATATAAAGCATAATCTTTTTCTGCACAACATTTCATGCAGACCAAGCAGAACAATTATCTTCCTGAATTTGTGTCAAAGGATGCTCATCATTGGTGtctttttcaaactttaaaataacagaaagGCGTCCTCATCTTACACAGATGGTTCTCTAAGAGACAgcaaatttacaataaatatacatataaaattaaaaaataagaatgggaaaaaaaaaactatatcaTCACAAATCAACACTTTACATTCCAGTTAAATGTACAATGCAGCAATCTGTGAATGGcaacatcaaacacaaaacGTGTGACAAAGAGAGGTGAGGGGGACTTTGCTGGCAACAAAGCCAGCACAGCTGTCTCCACTGCCATCTTCCTAATGTGCTTCAGCTGTAGTGTAAGTGTGGGTCTAGGCTCCAGCCTCCAgctgtgaatttaaaaaaatgctcaagTGCTCATATTGGCGAATGACAAGGAGGCAGTTATCAGTGTGTAGCAGccaactgtctgtctgacagattTTTGAAAAGAGGAAGGTGCAAATTTCTTCTGAAGTCATTAAGCAAGTTATTAACTTTCATGCAGAGAATACCCCCTCAGCAGCAAGTTGAGACGAGGCGGATAATAGCTTGCTCAATGCACAGTTGCATCTCAAGAATTTCCCAAGGATGTCGCTTCCTGCGGGGATCCCTAAAAGATCTGATATAATAGCTGCGCAGTCTCTGCTATCTCAAAAATCCAGATAATATTTGGAACACCGTTGCTAGCCATTACTGACTTCAAAGTTTGTTTCATTCTGAAAGGAAGAAAACCAAATCCAAAACCAGTAACAGTATCAACTCAGTCTGCGCCATCTTGGTGTCCTTGCTAAACGGGCTTTAACACATTGGTTGCATGTGGTCATTGGGTTCATTCGGTCAATGATATAGACAGGAATCTGACTTGCAATCTGTCATTAAATATGGATGGTGGGTTTGGGGGTTGAAAAGTCCTGATGTAGTAACTGTTTAGGTAGACAAATCCTCCTTCCTTAACCAAACTGGAAGAAGAAATTTCCTGGTCCAGAtgctgaaacaaacaacaaataggTAAATAAGTGGcgtattaaaaaaatgtcatacaataTGTTGTCTCACAGCTTTttgtatacatacagtacagaaaTTACCTTCAAAACTAAAACCTCCTGGACCCCCAAAGAAAGCCTTGAAAATGTTGTTGGCATCAAAATCTGGTGGAGACAAAATACAAGTAAGAATCAACATCAACACAGAACTTTTCAGACAGACTCTCAccataaaaacaacagcttttTAGGTGTTCATCAGCTAAAATGTGACTTGTACTTTAATCCGTTCACCCCTGAGACCCTCCCACCCCCAAGGCTTGCCCAGCTGCTGACCTCCCATGTTCATGCCGTCATCCTCCAGATCCTGACCGCTGTCATAGCGAGACTTCTTCTTTGGATCCGAAAGCACGCTGAAAGCCTCGCCCACCTCTTTGaactttttctcctcttccttctgcAGCTCAGGACTAGCTCCGCTGTGACGATCTGACGGGAGGTAAATGgggtaaaaaagttatttgggCAGAGGATAAACTGTATAGTATTACGTGGAATTgcaaaataaagaagtaaaaaaagtgGAATGTTAAGAGGAAAATTTCTGTTCAATTAAGCACCTGGGTGATGTAAAAGCGCCCTTTTCCGGTAAGCTTTCTTGATCTCATCTTCTGTGGCGTTCTTATTCACCCCAAGCACTTTGTAGTAATCTTTCCGCTTGCTTTTCTTCAACTCCAGCTGGGCATGTTTCAGAAGGTGCTTGTGTTctagagaaaaaaaggacaggacCGGTTAACAAACATGAGGCCTAATAAGGAGGAAATATCTGTGCTGAAAGCTGTGTCAGCTCAGCCACAGTAGAGGAgtctgataagataagataagattagataatactttattagtcccgcagcggggaaatgcttacagcagcgtagagtaaagtgcacacatgagacatagtaaagaaagacaagataaaaaaaaaaaaaaaaaatgaaaaaaaaaaaaaagtattataaataagcaataaaaacagtagtaaacacaacaataactgaaatataatatttacagacagaaaaaactattttaactattattgcacagtgtaatgtggttcgatacccggcttcggcagtcgatgtgtccttgggcaagacacttaaccccaagttgctcccgaaggcttgccatcggtgtggactggatgatgaatgttagttagagtctgatggtgaaaccttgcatggtagcctgtcatcagtgggtgaatgggtgaatgatatgtaatatactactgattgtaagtcgctttggataaaagcgtctgctaaatgactgtaatgtaatgtaatgtattgcaccTTGTACTCACCTTTTGTCTTCTCTGTCTGGTACACCTTCTCATAATCCCGCACTGCCTCTTCATATTGCTCTGTGTCCATGTAGCTGCAGCACAGAATGAAcaagtctgtttttgtttctctacCCAGTTTGTACGATAAAATACGAGATGTGCAGATAATGACAATGTTCTCTGTTTTGTGCAGGTCTGAAAACCAAATACAAAAGAATGTACTGCCTCTATTAACAACCAATTTAGAAATCCTGGGACATACCACTGCGCTCTCCGTAAATAGGCTTTGATGTAGGTCTCATCCAGTTTAATGGCCTTCGTGCAGTCTTCAACGGCCTGCTCTAGTTTCTTCAgctttcaaagaaaaaacaaaaaaaacaaactgtgaccATGTGAGGCGGAGACAGCGAGAGACGAGTAGTGGCCTAGTTCTCTTGATGTGACAGAAGAAAGTACAATATGGCAAAAACACCTAAACACACTATACTGTCAGAGGGACTGAATGAGAACCTTACCTTTGAAtaactgaatgtgtgtgtgtgtgtatatattatcCATGGGGTATGATAATATATCAATGAACGCCTGATTCATCTACCAATATCAAGATTCATTCTCAGgttgtagttttgtttgtgttcctgTCCTTCATCTAACAAGCTAGAGTCCCTTTACTTGTCAGAAGTTGATGCACCAGTGGCGTCTCTGATGTGTATGCTCCTCACCTTAGATCCAACAGTGGCTCTATTACAGAACAGCTTGGCATTAGTCTTGATGTTGTTGGGGTCTATTGTCAGTGCCTCAGAGTACAGTTCATAGGCTGCCTGAAAGTTTCCCTCCTTGAACGCCTTgttcccctcctccttcttggCTTTTAGTGCTTTGGCATCCTGGaaagacaatttaaatataGGGCAATCTTAAACAGCTGCTCTGGGCTACCTCAACAGCATTGTCAATCAGACTTTAGATGGAGAAAGGCTCCCAATAAGAATAAcggtaatgtaatggtttcatTTATAGGAattcagaaacatttattttatctctaaAAATCTTTTTAACTAAAGTGCTCACTCTGCATGCGAGCCGAGCCTTGTCGTGGTCAGGGGCCATGCGCAAGGCCTGGACAAAGAACTGGACAGCCTTGTCAATGCAGTCCTCATAATACAGACAGAGACCACGCACGTACAGGGCATCTGCATTAGTAGAGTCCATCCGCAGAATATCACTAAACAGGAACAAATATTGAATAGCAATATTAAGACAtacttgtgaaaaaaaagagagaaatcacAAAATATGGCGTTTTTTTGGTAATCATTTGTAAAGGTATAGTTCACATCTGAAAACTGCAGTAAACTGCTATAATATATGCTTCCCTGGAGAGATGAGACAGTTTACAAGGATGCAGTGGTGTAGCAGCACATTTTGGTAAAAATGGGGTAACagacatatacatatactattGTGTAATGTAAATTACAGAAGTGGGTCACcaagtatttttcaaatatgCTGTCTTACCTGGCGACAGACTGAGCCTCAGGGTAGCGTCCCAGCAGAGCTAAGCACTCGGCCTTCAGTATCTTGAACCTGTGACAGGCTGCAGCAGCCTCCAAGGCACGGTCCATGCAAAAAACAACCTGGAGACAACCACAGCACAACAGACGTCTGTGATGCTTAACGTGCCGGTTGCTGGTGACATACTAACACAACtgtcaaaatcaaataaactgaaaccACTGTGTAGCTTACCATCCTGAAGTCTCTCTTCTCAAATCCAATCTCTGCCATCCTCTCATATTCAAGGATTGATTCTGCATTCTTCAGCTGAAAGGAATTTGTGGCGTTCAATGACAATTTCAAAGACTCGTAGTAGATGAGTAGCTTCACAGCTACTACTGACCTTTATTCTGTGCCATGCTTAGTGCTTTTAAAACTAGGTCAATGCAAGCAGCATTACCCCTGTGAATAACCTAAAACTTGCCTCCTGGCTTTGTCATTGAGAATTAACAGTAACTCTAGTTGATCCCCTCTTAAAACGCTAAAGTATCAACATTTTCCCACTTTATTTGCACTAGCTTGGTCAAAGCTCATCTGAGAGTGGATAATCATGTCCAAGTTGTCACATCATGCTCTGTCAAACTGGGGGCCAACAAACCTCCTGCTGGGCCTGGCTGTTGTCATGCTCCAGCTCCAGAACCCTCTGGAAACAGCGGCTTGCAGCCATAGCGTTGCCAAGGGACAGGTGGCATTTGCCCTCTCGCAGATGGCCCTGTGGGTAAAAGACTCACAGTTCACTTACTGAAGTGATAACGTCTCTCAATTACCTGGTTGAAAGCAGCTGGGCACTGTGTACCAAAAACTAAACCATTACTAACATACATATTTGTTATGTAAGACACCTTTTATCACTCTGGCAAAAGCATGCTAGTTACCCACTGAACTACTATTATGTGCTATAGCCTTAGGGCTATAGCACATAAATCGCTCTATAAATGAATGTATACATGCATACAACTGGTCATTCCTTCATTGACCAGGCACATAACTCTGccatgcagtaaaaaaaactacaatacaaGATAAAGGTCCAACGTTTCTGTGGCCTTTCCAAAATCACATTCCAAGTTCATTTTTCCCTATTATGAAGAAAGTGCTTTTTACACATGTTACTGCTAAATCCAATCCAAACAGCATGCCCCTTCTCTAGGCAATGTCCAAAGCATTCTGGAAAATATTACAAATCATTTAGAAAAGCATTAGTACCTATAGACTGATGAAAAGTGTTTATTATGAGAGTAGATTTTCCCTTTgatgttttcttatatttaaatCTATAAGTGGTTTGTTTCCCACAATCTACCTTCATGAAGTCGTTATCTAGTCGTACTGCTTGCTGGGAATCCTCTAAAGCCTCTCTGTACCGACACAACATCATAAGCGTGGCTGCCCGGTTTCCATAGTAACTTGCATTCTTCGGACACATGTCTGTATAACAAACAAGTTATTGACATCCTATCAAGGACAGACAGAGTTCAAACTTTTATTTGTTATCCAAACAGGAAATCAACATAATCCCATCGACTAACAAGAAGACTGACTCAAATGATGTTGTGATAATTACCTATGGCCTTGGTGTAATAATTGAATGCTTCTGCGTAATCCTTCTTGATATAAAAGGCATTGCCTTGCTCTTTGAAGCCCTCCGCTTCCCTTTGTACAAGTAGAAGAAACACAAGACTCAGGTGAGTTATGGACAGAGCATGATTATACATGTACGTGGTCAACTGGCTGGTTTTGTTTAACAGATTACCAAACTTcttgtctgcaaaaaaaattgttaaactGCAAGACTGTTAATCTTTAAAAAGGTGCACTCTGAAATATCTGACTACTTGCTCCAAACAAACAGGAgtcagcatttcacctctactactgGATCCATACAATGTAAATGCAGTCATCAGTTATCAAAGAAGCCAAATACTAACTAAAAGCCGGAAAAGAATAGGAAAAATGAGACCAAACTGCTTTAACTCTGAGACTCCAAAATAACACTGTTATCCCATTATCTTTACATGTTGCTTTCGCCTATAGTTAATGTTGgctatctgtgtgtttgcacaacTAACCAGCCGCTGTACGATCTGCCaacaattttatattttgtttattggataaaatccaaagtggcaaaaaagagaaaacgaCTTGTATTTCCGTTTCTTTCTCCTTGCCGCCAGGAGACTGCTTCTCCAGGAGGATAGTGGGCGGCAGCTCCGGAACTGGACCTCCAGTTTCTCAAAGTCAGCAAATGAAAACCCCACTCAGATTCCACCACTTTATTATCCATTATAATTGTGTAAGTCGGGTAAACGAGGAACTAATGGATAACCCTGAATAAAACTTAATTGTGTTAACTTACTGACACTTTTCCCCACTCTGactcagaaaaataaaaatgtgcacgCTCgcatataaattaatttataccTCTATGTCAACTGTATGAAAATGGAggctctgtcttttttttttaaaaactttttgcCAAGGTGACGGAAGTTCCATTGATGATGGCTTTTTTCATTCACCTCATACCCGCTTTACTCAGTCTGAGCAGACTCAGAGTTGATTGAACTGACTCTGATCAGTTGTTCTGGACCCATCACAGGGTTTGTCAACTCAGAGCTCAGGGTGAGTCTCAGAGTTTGTCAAGCCTGCTTCCTGAAAAAGGGCCCAGGTggtagaggtgaaatgctgccccctatttgtttggagcatgtggccaGATCTTGCACACTGCCCCTTTAAACTGCAGGGCAGTTAAGTGTGAGCATCACATTCATAATCATGTGTAAAGAGAGCATGTCCAGGAATGTGACTGACAGTGCATCAGAGAGCTCGCTTAGCTAAACATAGAAAGAGCTAAACCAGCAAGGCAGAAGTGCCTACTACAATCAAACACGTAGCTATTTTGTGAAGCTGACGGGGTGCTGAGCCAGGAATATATGACACCATGCCGTGGGCCACTGGCGTTACTTTTTTTGGAAGTCTGACATGTTTTACAACACGACCACACAGTCAGTGAATGGTGTCATCAACTAGTTATGCAGATATACTGTTATTGGGAACATCGTCATAATGTGAAAGCTGTAGAAATCACAGCTCCTGACTGTAACTCAGAAATGCAGCACAGGAGCTAGCTTAGAGGCTGAACCACCAGGCTAGCCAAGCTAACCAAGCTAACCAAGCAGAGCTACACAGCGGTGGCGCGCTAGTTAGCCTCCATTGAGTGAAGTGCGAAGAAAATGAACACGTGAAGGACTTCTGAGTACACATTAGAGTAAGACCCGTCACTGTGGTTGTATTCCTGCAAATGACAACATCGACTTCATTTGTTTTACCTTTCTAATTCTTCGTCACTGAGCAGTTCCATGTCAGGGTCCATGTTCACAGCATCACAGCTCTCCGACGCCATTTTGCCGTCAATGGAGGGGGGCGGGGCCACTCACTGCAGTCCATACGTACactgtaaacaggaagtaaacaggaagtagacagTCGGGCAAGACGAGAGAGACTTATTATCGTAGCGATTACACATCCAGCTGCTGACAGTTTATATCAGCGTGTACACTTTGAAGACACGGCTGGTACTCGGGTTAGTCAATTTCAGATAACATTAGCTACCTGGTATGTGTTATCGTGGCTCTGTCTTTCAAGCGgaagctaatgctaagctaTGTCTTGATGTCATAGATTGGAGAACTGTTAGCTTAATCTGCTAATGCTAGCAAGTTCCAGTAATAACATCATTCGTGCAATGTTGTTACCCAAAACACATGCGTAGTACGGTGCTATGCTATGTAATGACGTTGTAACGTGTAATCAATTATATTTTGACAGTCTCCCTTTGTGTATCTTGTCCGAAAAACAGATTAACGTGGACTGACCTGAGAGTCATGGGCAAAAGCTGTAAGGTGGTTGTCTGTGGCCAGGCGGCAGTCGGCAAAACGGCTGTATTGGAACAACTGCTGTATGCTAATCATGATGCAGGTATACCTTTTGCTTTATAGCAATACGATATTCCAGTAATTTGTGCAAATAACACCATTTAGCTGTCTGTGATGCACTGTACATTTTCTGTGTCATTACTGGTTTTACACATTTctactatatacatatatatatatatatatatgtatatatatatatatatatatatatatatatatatatatatatatatatatatacatatatatatttatatatatatatatagtatatatatatatatgtatatatatatatatagtagaaATGTGTAAAACCAGTAAtaatgcatatatatgtatatatgtgtatatatatgtatatgtatatatatatgtatatatgtatatatatgtatatgtatatatatatatatatatatatatatgtatgtatatatatatgtatatgtatgtatatatatgtatgtatgtatatgtatgtatatatatatatgtatatatatatatatatatatatatatatatatatatatatgtatatatgtatgtatgtatatatgtatgtatatatgttctTGTTATAGTATTTCTTCTAGAATATCTTCATATTTGTATTGTAATTTTCGGTTGtctactttttaatgtttaatgtttgcagTACTGCCAGTACTTTTATTTCCTCTTGACAAGTTTACTGCATGCACCAGACACCAGGGCaatttgaaaaacatgattGGAAATAAACTTCTGATTTTGATTGAAATGTTAAGCTTGATTGccattatttttttgctgatgtACTGGTGCATTTACGGTTCTTTAATAAGAAATGCACTCTGTAAATCTTGTGGGAATAGCAATTGAAGAGCATAATATATTATCACGCAGTAACATCTTACTTCAAACCATTTTATAAAGTTTTCTTGGAAGAAAATTTCATTTGGCATTAACTCAaccagccctgcgacagactggcgacagctgagataggctccagcacccctgcgacccttaactggataagcaggttacggaaaatggaatggaattaACTCAACCATTACTGAAATGATAGCGTCCAAATTAGATTTCTGTTCCCTAAAAATGACTCATGTTTAATGTTGAACAGATTTCCTGCAACGGTTTTTTTCTACTGACACCCAGTTATGTAAAGTATATTGCTAAGTTACAAAATGCAAAAGTGCTCACTTACAATGTATTTATTACAAGCAATTTTACATTCTTATGCAGTATATGTATATCACACAATACGTACTTGTCTTTGTCTGTCCACGGTTAGGTTCAGAGCCCATGGAGACCCTGGAGGATATATACATCGGCTCCATAGAAACTGACCGTGGCACACGAGAGCAGGTTCGCTTCTATGACACCCGTGGACTCCGTGACGGGATGGAGTTTCCTCGACATTACTACACTTTTGCAGATGGCTTTGTTCTCGTCTACAGCGTTGACAGTAAAGAGTCCTTTAAGCGGATGGAGGCCCTCAAGAAGGACATCGACCGCCACAGAGACAAGAAAGAGGTGAGGACTGAACTCGTTTATATGCTTGGAAAGGTTCATTTGATGCTACTTCAATAAAGCAGAGTTAATTGAGAGGCTAACAATCTCGATAACTCACAATAGACACGTTTTCAAACTTGACAACATAAACATTCTAAATGGGCTGCTTTATATTTCCTGTTGATATGTTCCCTCTGCTGCCCACTCAAACCTTTGTAATTTGGGGTATTATCTGACCAAACCTTGTCGTTTGACCCCCCATGTTAAGCAGATGTCTAGATCTTGTTCCTTCCACTtaagaaatacaatttatttacttacttacttacttactttgtTAATGCAgtagctgacaggaagtaaacctGGACAGAAGCCCTAGCAACAGAATGGCAATGAATATGTCTACAGTTTTctccaattcaattcaaattattGGAATGAGATccataaatgattaatttgaATGTTATTTCCTCCTGATTCTCTTAGTCCCAAAAGACAACCCACCATAGCTGTTGCCTTGTTAATATTGTAGCTGATGTAGTGAAGCGCGCTGATGTGGACTGAGCTTGAGATTGCTCTGACGTGGGGCTAACCTGATGATTCTGATCCACAGGTGACCATTGTTGTGCTGGGTAACAAGCTGGATAAGCAGGATGAGAGGAGAGTTGACTCTAACATGGCACAGAACTGGGCAAAGAATGAGAAGGTGCGTCTGTGGGAGGTGTCCGTGGTGGACCGGCGCACGCTGATCGAACCCTTCGTCTACCTGGCCAGCAAAATGACCCAACCACAAAGCAAATCCACTTTCCCTCTCAGTCGCAATAAGAATAAGGGCAGTGGTTCTGCAGACAGCTGAATGACCAAACTCTGTCGTTATGTtcaagagggagaaaaaagggagaggaggtgTATTAAAGGGAACTTAGTTTGGctaaaaactattttgatattatGAAGGATTGAGGTAGAAAGAGCTGTTTTGGAGAATGTGGCGAAGCGATGATGAGAAAATGCAGAATGattgtatgtatatttatatacagtgaGTACTGCTGGTATTGGTATAGCAtccatattttatgttttgttgaaatACAAACTACTTTAATTcgaaatgaaaaaacattctGATCTTTTATCAGCTAAGAAATTGAAGGatgcaaagtgtttttgtttgtatttcccatttttatttgtctggATTATGGTCAAACTATTCATCCACATTCTTTACAATCACAGCTGTTAATATCAGCAGTCATATTTTAACCTACACAATGTAGTTCTTAAACTACTGACAAACATTTTGCTCTCAGTTTATACCTCAATAGTCCTGTGTGTCAACATATCTGAGGCTTATGG
This genomic window from Anoplopoma fimbria isolate UVic2021 breed Golden Eagle Sablefish chromosome 11, Afim_UVic_2022, whole genome shotgun sequence contains:
- the nkiras2 gene encoding NF-kappa-B inhibitor-interacting Ras-like protein 2 — protein: MGKSCKVVVCGQAAVGKTAVLEQLLYANHDAGSEPMETLEDIYIGSIETDRGTREQVRFYDTRGLRDGMEFPRHYYTFADGFVLVYSVDSKESFKRMEALKKDIDRHRDKKEVTIVVLGNKLDKQDERRVDSNMAQNWAKNEKVRLWEVSVVDRRTLIEPFVYLASKMTQPQSKSTFPLSRNKNKGSGSADS
- the dnajc7 gene encoding dnaJ homolog subfamily C member 7; this encodes MASESCDAVNMDPDMELLSDEELEREAEGFKEQGNAFYIKKDYAEAFNYYTKAIDMCPKNASYYGNRAATLMMLCRYREALEDSQQAVRLDNDFMKGHLREGKCHLSLGNAMAASRCFQRVLELEHDNSQAQQELKNAESILEYERMAEIGFEKRDFRMVVFCMDRALEAAAACHRFKILKAECLALLGRYPEAQSVASDILRMDSTNADALYVRGLCLYYEDCIDKAVQFFVQALRMAPDHDKARLACRDAKALKAKKEEGNKAFKEGNFQAAYELYSEALTIDPNNIKTNAKLFCNRATVGSKLKKLEQAVEDCTKAIKLDETYIKAYLRRAQCYMDTEQYEEAVRDYEKVYQTEKTKEHKHLLKHAQLELKKSKRKDYYKVLGVNKNATEDEIKKAYRKRALLHHPDRHSGASPELQKEEEKKFKEVGEAFSVLSDPKKKSRYDSGQDLEDDGMNMGDFDANNIFKAFFGGPGGFSFEASGPGNFFFQFG